In Camelus bactrianus isolate YW-2024 breed Bactrian camel chromosome 28, ASM4877302v1, whole genome shotgun sequence, a single window of DNA contains:
- the C28H2orf15 gene encoding uncharacterized protein C2orf15 homolog, protein MGFPLSKSATRVSAMRADSKVDDHLMQGTEKSKLEPVTRLFQNTKKVRLEDTNQENFTRSKDTGTGSFSEKALGSVVYVKESDGIEMTDVE, encoded by the coding sequence ATGGGATTTCCTCTTAGTAAATCTGCTACTCGAGTATCTGCTATGCGTGCGGATTCAAAAGTGGATGATCACTTAATGCAAGGAACTGAGAAAAGCAAATTGGAACCAGTGACTCGGTTATTTCAAAACACCAAGAAAGTAAGATTAGAAGATACAAACCAAGAAAACTTTACAAGGAGTAAAGACACTGGAACAGGATCTTTTTCAGAGAAAGCCTTGGGTTCGGTGGTATATGTGAAAGAAAGTGATGGGATAGAAATGACAGATGTGGAATGA